The following are encoded in a window of Solibacillus sp. FSL R7-0668 genomic DNA:
- a CDS encoding site-specific integrase yields MIAKSILSKFHNNGWIKDRFWSNIHIKIDKEVKKGAKETDIDRLLQLIDKTTFIGFRDACAVMVMYKTGIRIRTLGELRERHIDFTNPCLNLDGSTLKNHKFLKLPITQELADMLQMLIKLNTGIREYYGTDNSNVFITQNGLPMNSSKSSNSAISKQLSKYSKRFGLENINAHAIRREGLSWF; encoded by the coding sequence TTGATTGCCAAATCCATACTAAGCAAGTTTCATAACAATGGTTGGATTAAAGACCGCTTCTGGAGCAATATCCATATTAAGATTGATAAGGAAGTTAAGAAAGGAGCAAAGGAAACAGATATAGACCGCTTGCTTCAATTGATAGATAAGACAACATTCATTGGCTTTAGAGACGCTTGTGCGGTCATGGTGATGTACAAGACAGGTATTCGTATTCGCACGTTAGGAGAGCTTAGGGAGCGTCACATCGACTTTACAAACCCATGCTTGAATCTTGATGGCTCTACATTGAAAAATCATAAGTTCCTCAAGTTGCCTATCACGCAAGAACTAGCAGACATGCTCCAAATGTTAATCAAACTAAACACAGGTATTCGTGAATACTACGGAACAGATAATAGTAATGTATTCATCACACAAAACGGTTTACCGATGAACTCAAGTAAATCATCTAACAGTGCCATCTCAAAGCAACTAAGCAAGTATTCAAAGCGATTTGGCTTAGAGAATATCAATGCACACGCTATTAGGAGGGAGGGATTATCATGGTTTTAG
- the istA gene encoding IS21 family transposase, whose amino-acid sequence MLEVVEIHYIRHEVNQKGKTYAEVARQVQHDPRTVKKYANQEEFPQKQKQTRKAPVMDRVKPILDEWIREDLKMKKKYQRTAQRMFNQLVQEHNFEGKARTVREYVSKRKRELTAEAEGATLPLETIPGTAQVDFGKAPFKYLNEIIELPFLVMSFPHANTFYFQVFPSENTECLLEGLQRIFQHMGSVPKTIRFDNLKPAVKKVFAKGERELTDMFERFVLHYGFEYEFCNPAQGNEKGHVENMVKYVRNNFLLPAQTIVDLEDFNETLWALAEDNRNRLHYEKEIALNTLHKETCTAHLVLPEKSFLCARLMEAKADKSGLIHLETKVYSTSPRFAQKKVMVQITYNEVQILDEHQQVIVTHPRLYGSNAKSMVWQPYLKLLSQRPRAIKYSGVYDHLPVDWQVYLKACTEEEQKEGFALLADLMKSATFEQLTQALKIASKTGHPKAEHIHQAFNSLIFDGAMHQPITPAAELPALPNIERSISRYDTLFEEVSSS is encoded by the coding sequence ATGTTAGAAGTGGTAGAAATCCATTATATCAGACATGAAGTAAACCAAAAAGGCAAAACTTATGCGGAAGTGGCACGACAGGTGCAGCACGATCCACGTACGGTAAAGAAATATGCCAACCAAGAGGAATTTCCTCAAAAACAGAAGCAAACGAGAAAAGCACCGGTTATGGATCGAGTGAAGCCAATCTTAGATGAATGGATTCGCGAAGATTTAAAAATGAAAAAGAAGTATCAACGAACAGCGCAGCGTATGTTTAATCAGCTAGTACAGGAGCATAACTTTGAAGGAAAGGCGCGTACCGTTCGCGAATATGTTTCAAAAAGGAAAAGAGAGCTTACAGCAGAAGCTGAAGGCGCAACATTACCTTTGGAAACGATACCTGGAACAGCACAAGTTGATTTTGGGAAGGCACCATTCAAATACTTAAATGAAATCATTGAATTACCCTTCTTGGTGATGTCATTTCCACACGCAAATACCTTTTATTTTCAAGTATTTCCTTCGGAAAATACTGAGTGCTTACTAGAAGGCTTACAACGTATATTTCAGCATATGGGTAGCGTACCGAAAACGATTCGCTTTGATAATTTGAAGCCCGCTGTGAAAAAGGTTTTCGCAAAAGGTGAACGCGAATTAACGGATATGTTTGAACGGTTTGTGTTGCACTATGGCTTTGAATATGAATTCTGTAATCCAGCCCAAGGAAACGAAAAGGGTCACGTTGAGAATATGGTAAAATATGTGAGGAATAACTTTTTATTGCCGGCACAGACGATTGTAGATTTAGAGGATTTTAATGAAACCTTATGGGCATTAGCCGAAGACAATCGTAATCGACTTCACTATGAAAAGGAAATTGCCTTAAACACTTTACATAAAGAAACATGTACGGCCCATCTTGTGTTACCCGAGAAATCATTCCTTTGCGCTCGATTGATGGAAGCGAAAGCAGATAAAAGTGGATTAATCCACTTAGAGACAAAGGTATACTCTACCTCGCCACGTTTCGCCCAAAAGAAGGTAATGGTACAAATCACTTATAATGAGGTGCAAATTTTAGATGAACACCAGCAGGTGATTGTTACACACCCTCGCTTATATGGCAGTAATGCCAAATCTATGGTTTGGCAGCCTTATTTGAAGCTTTTATCACAACGGCCCCGTGCCATTAAATATTCAGGTGTATACGATCATCTACCCGTAGATTGGCAAGTCTATTTAAAGGCTTGTACGGAGGAAGAACAAAAAGAAGGCTTCGCCCTTTTAGCAGATTTAATGAAATCAGCGACGTTTGAACAGCTGACGCAGGCATTAAAGATTGCCAGTAAAACCGGACATCCAAAAGCGGAGCACATTCATCAAGCTTTTAATTCGCTTATCTTCGATGGCGCAATGCATCAGCCGATTACACCAGCAGCAGAGTTACCAGCACTTCCGAATATTGAGCGTAGTATTTCCCGGTATGACACGCTTTTTGAGGAGGTGAGTTCCTCATGA
- a CDS encoding DEAD/DEAH box helicase family protein: MNKQVKNISARLSLRTPQKDSLEILADIIEMLDLKKHDEASLKLELEKIQASYPTVSDFERDFPSLCFALATGVGKTRLMGAFISYLYIQKGMKNFFVLAPNLTIYNKLIQDFTPGTPKYVFKGVAEIAANEPRIITGDNYDSGKMYVKSSLFKEDEIHINIFNISKINSEVRGGKAPRIKRLSEYIGESYFEYLSSLPDLVLLMDESHRYRATAGVNVLNELKPVIGLELTATPQVESGTKTIPFENVIYSYPLHKAMEDGYVKEPTVATRENFNADDFKGQEHMLERLKLADGVRIHEETKTELDLYSRKTGQPLVKPFILVVAQDTNHAEELLKYIESDEFYDGQYEGKVITVHSNQRGEEKDETIAELMALEDPNSTTEIVIHVNMLKEGWDVTNLYTIIPLRAANSKTLVEQSIGRGLRLPYGKRTGNEAVDRLTIVAHDRFQDIIDEANNPNSVIRKGVIIGKDVAVEKKEAVTITTKIEETIQQEVQAEVDKIIENKPEAKETFTTNRVNDIVQATQKAMKKFEYLPSSKDLQKPEVQAAIVKEVKEDLNTQELDLFPEETEKFVAHVVATSVNNHVQHSIDIPRVIIQPVGDVTWGYKEFELDVKNIHLQSTEGKIVIQNLRTSERSTLNTSGMIYKQENLADYIIEQLMNYSDISYDDHAELLYNLVGQLIKHLQSYLADDEAVENVLAYNSKQLASHIHEQMQEYYYQTSENEYDVKISKGYEQLGNVHYTMVVEDGERNFRNPVEDKSKIRSMVFSGFSKSLYRVQKFDSDSERKFAVICENDPKVLKWFKPMSGQLKIYYGRGETYHPDFVVETDEVKFICEIKAESDMQDEIVLEKAKAVTAWCEHASKHELEHDGKEWGYLLIPHTNLNENMTVDGLKNKYYRQYK, translated from the coding sequence ATGAATAAACAAGTAAAAAATATTTCTGCACGGCTGAGTTTAAGAACGCCGCAGAAAGATTCATTAGAAATATTAGCCGATATTATCGAAATGCTTGATTTGAAAAAGCATGATGAGGCGTCATTAAAGCTTGAACTTGAAAAAATTCAAGCAAGTTATCCAACAGTTTCAGACTTTGAGCGTGACTTCCCGTCCCTGTGTTTTGCATTAGCCACAGGGGTGGGGAAAACCCGCTTAATGGGTGCGTTTATTTCATATTTGTACATACAAAAAGGAATGAAGAACTTCTTTGTACTTGCGCCAAACTTAACTATTTACAACAAGCTGATTCAAGACTTTACGCCTGGTACACCTAAGTATGTATTTAAAGGTGTCGCAGAAATCGCAGCGAATGAGCCACGTATCATTACAGGTGATAACTACGATTCAGGAAAAATGTATGTGAAAAGTAGCTTATTTAAAGAAGACGAGATTCACATAAATATTTTCAACATTTCTAAAATTAATTCAGAAGTGCGTGGTGGGAAAGCTCCTCGTATTAAACGATTAAGTGAATATATTGGCGAAAGTTATTTTGAATATTTATCTTCATTACCTGATTTAGTTCTATTAATGGATGAATCGCATCGTTATAGAGCGACAGCTGGTGTAAATGTTTTAAATGAATTAAAGCCAGTAATCGGATTGGAGTTAACTGCTACACCACAAGTCGAATCAGGCACAAAGACAATTCCTTTTGAAAATGTAATCTATAGCTATCCATTACATAAAGCGATGGAAGATGGTTATGTAAAAGAGCCAACAGTTGCTACAAGAGAAAACTTCAATGCAGATGATTTTAAAGGGCAAGAACATATGCTAGAAAGATTAAAATTAGCAGATGGTGTTCGTATCCACGAAGAAACAAAAACTGAGCTTGATTTATATAGTCGTAAAACGGGCCAGCCATTAGTAAAACCTTTTATTCTTGTAGTTGCTCAAGACACAAATCATGCAGAAGAGCTACTAAAATATATTGAATCAGACGAATTTTATGATGGTCAATATGAAGGGAAGGTTATAACAGTACACTCTAATCAGCGTGGAGAGGAGAAGGATGAAACAATTGCAGAATTAATGGCACTTGAAGATCCAAACTCTACAACTGAAATTGTTATTCATGTAAATATGCTAAAAGAGGGCTGGGATGTAACAAATTTATATACAATTATTCCATTACGTGCAGCTAACTCGAAGACGCTTGTAGAACAATCAATTGGACGTGGATTACGTTTACCTTATGGAAAAAGAACAGGAAATGAAGCGGTAGATAGGTTGACAATTGTAGCACATGATCGATTCCAAGATATAATTGATGAGGCAAACAATCCGAATTCGGTTATTCGAAAAGGTGTTATTATTGGTAAAGATGTTGCCGTAGAGAAAAAAGAAGCAGTTACAATTACGACAAAAATAGAAGAAACGATTCAACAGGAAGTACAAGCTGAAGTTGATAAAATAATCGAGAATAAACCTGAAGCGAAAGAAACGTTCACGACTAATCGCGTTAACGACATCGTTCAAGCGACTCAGAAGGCAATGAAAAAATTTGAATACCTTCCGAGTTCTAAAGACCTTCAAAAGCCTGAAGTACAGGCAGCAATTGTAAAAGAAGTGAAGGAAGATCTCAATACACAAGAATTAGATTTATTCCCAGAAGAAACAGAAAAATTTGTAGCACACGTAGTTGCAACCTCTGTTAATAACCATGTTCAGCATAGTATTGACATTCCAAGGGTTATTATTCAACCAGTAGGCGATGTAACATGGGGATATAAAGAATTCGAATTAGACGTAAAAAATATACATCTTCAGTCCACTGAAGGTAAAATAGTCATTCAAAACTTAAGAACGAGTGAACGTTCCACGTTAAATACGAGTGGAATGATTTATAAACAAGAGAACTTAGCAGACTATATTATTGAGCAACTAATGAATTATTCGGACATCTCCTACGATGATCATGCAGAATTACTTTACAATTTAGTTGGTCAATTAATCAAACATCTCCAATCGTATTTGGCAGATGATGAGGCTGTTGAAAATGTTCTTGCTTATAATTCAAAACAATTAGCAAGCCATATTCACGAACAAATGCAGGAATATTACTATCAAACTTCAGAAAACGAGTATGATGTGAAGATTAGTAAGGGATATGAACAACTAGGTAATGTGCATTACACAATGGTTGTTGAAGATGGTGAACGTAACTTCAGAAACCCTGTTGAAGATAAAAGTAAAATTAGAAGTATGGTATTCAGCGGCTTTTCAAAGAGCCTGTACCGAGTTCAAAAATTCGACTCAGATAGTGAACGTAAATTTGCTGTAATCTGTGAAAACGATCCTAAGGTGCTGAAATGGTTTAAACCAATGTCAGGGCAATTGAAAATTTACTACGGGCGTGGTGAAACGTATCACCCAGACTTCGTAGTAGAAACAGATGAAGTGAAATTTATTTGTGAAATTAAAGCTGAATCGGATATGCAGGACGAGATTGTTCTAGAGAAGGCAAAAGCTGTTACAGCATGGTGTGAACACGCATCTAAGCATGAATTAGAGCATGACGGAAAAGAGTGGGGATACTTGCTTATTCCTCATACGAACTTAAATGAAAATATGACGGTTGATGGGTTGAAGAATAAATATTACCGTCAGTACAAGTGA
- a CDS encoding ATP-dependent nuclease: MSKIRINEIYIANYRSFGNKAQTITFPNENYKRPVAIVGYNNAGKTNLLNAILIGLTAKYVGKETFCIDDFHNRDLLKKISINSTLEGSAEKTSSGNEVKLDGELFLELEVDETEILNAKMNSDNKKISGAAKYYKIFYVNFHEIKKELSIKKSSWGNLTSFLAKFIKSSITSDPDIINKRTLFNGKMRSLSDEMISESFLNDFIDNIKTNYEKNLRDNSCLIEFGLPEYDDLFLEMIFKVGINGDRENLIPIEHFGDGYISMFVMSIIQTIAETNTDDRCVFIFEEPESFLHENHQEYFYKKVLCELTEKGHQVIYTTHSHKMIDIFDTRGLVRLEFDEDLKQSVVAFNDYNGDFDEDIKEVFTLEEIADYNNYIKSIEPNLNKIIFSKKVLLVEGPNDLMVYRQLIKKRVLNLTGDEKYAETYLNYKNIAIIPHHGKATAIILAELCKHLGVDYFLINDFDLPEGLLEKINFSSVKELQESIFYKEELELITINSLTTGKPYDLKTKRSMITNNYNLIQAAGGKNNIHFNMPKLEAVIGYTSNDKNSIGIWNEVNKDDFDDKGLFTPHLLEFLELDQLK; encoded by the coding sequence ATGAGTAAAATTAGAATTAATGAGATTTATATAGCAAATTATCGATCATTTGGAAACAAAGCACAAACAATTACTTTTCCGAATGAGAACTACAAAAGACCTGTAGCAATAGTTGGTTATAATAATGCAGGTAAAACAAATTTATTAAATGCCATTTTAATTGGCCTAACTGCTAAATATGTTGGAAAAGAAACATTTTGTATTGATGATTTTCATAACCGTGATTTGTTGAAAAAAATTTCTATAAATTCGACGCTTGAGGGTAGTGCTGAAAAAACTTCAAGTGGCAATGAAGTTAAATTGGATGGGGAATTATTTTTAGAATTAGAAGTTGACGAAACGGAAATATTAAACGCAAAAATGAATAGTGATAATAAAAAAATATCGGGTGCAGCAAAATATTATAAAATATTTTATGTTAATTTTCATGAAATAAAAAAGGAACTTTCTATAAAGAAAAGTAGCTGGGGAAATTTAACGTCTTTTTTAGCAAAGTTTATTAAAAGTTCAATAACTTCCGATCCAGACATTATAAATAAAAGAACATTATTTAACGGAAAAATGAGATCCTTATCTGATGAAATGATTAGTGAATCATTTTTAAACGATTTCATAGATAATATAAAGACGAATTATGAAAAGAATTTAAGGGATAATTCATGTTTAATAGAATTCGGATTACCAGAGTACGATGACCTTTTCCTAGAAATGATATTTAAAGTAGGAATTAATGGGGATAGAGAAAATTTAATTCCGATAGAACATTTTGGGGACGGTTATATCTCAATGTTTGTTATGTCGATCATTCAAACAATTGCCGAAACAAATACCGATGATAGATGTGTATTTATATTTGAAGAACCAGAGAGCTTTTTACACGAAAACCATCAAGAATATTTTTATAAAAAAGTTTTATGTGAACTAACAGAAAAAGGACATCAAGTCATTTACACTACTCATTCCCATAAAATGATTGATATTTTTGATACAAGAGGTTTGGTACGTTTAGAGTTTGACGAGGATTTAAAACAATCAGTGGTAGCTTTTAATGATTATAACGGTGATTTTGATGAAGATATTAAAGAAGTTTTTACATTAGAGGAAATTGCCGATTATAACAATTACATAAAAAGTATCGAACCAAATTTAAATAAGATAATTTTCAGTAAAAAGGTACTTTTAGTTGAAGGGCCGAATGATTTGATGGTATATAGGCAACTGATTAAAAAAAGAGTCCTTAATCTAACTGGTGATGAAAAATATGCCGAAACATATTTGAATTATAAAAACATCGCTATCATACCACATCATGGTAAAGCAACAGCGATAATTTTAGCAGAGTTGTGTAAGCATTTAGGGGTTGATTATTTCTTGATAAATGATTTTGATTTACCAGAGGGGTTATTAGAAAAAATCAATTTTTCGAGTGTCAAGGAACTTCAAGAAAGTATCTTTTATAAAGAAGAACTGGAGCTAATTACAATAAACAGTTTAACAACAGGTAAGCCATACGACCTTAAGACTAAAAGATCTATGATTACTAATAACTATAATTTAATTCAGGCTGCTGGTGGGAAAAATAATATTCATTTTAATATGCCTAAATTAGAGGCTGTAATTGGTTACACAAGTAATGATAAGAATAGTATTGGCATTTGGAATGAGGTTAATAAGGATGATTTTGATGATAAAGGACTGTTCACACCACATTTGCTTGAATTTTTAGAGTTAGATCAATTAAAATGA
- the istB gene encoding IS21-like element helper ATPase IstB yields the protein MSERLQEYAKRLKLSHLRANHMNFTPEQVTFLEHIFEEEIEQRETSRINLLLKQANLPKCGNEPYVWQHVQLPKTITSEEILSGQFIAERENLILYGGVGVGKTYLSRLIALNAITSFGYKVRFYTVAGLVNQLIDANQKGQLTKLMNQIEKLDLLILDEMGYLPLGKEGAELLFQVISMCYEQKSIIITTNLQFGQWNHVFGNQILTEAVIDRLIHHSHLVIFTGESHRYRASTVRN from the coding sequence ATGAGTGAACGATTACAGGAATACGCCAAACGACTAAAATTAAGTCATTTACGTGCGAATCACATGAATTTCACCCCTGAACAGGTGACGTTTTTAGAACATATTTTTGAAGAGGAAATCGAGCAACGTGAAACATCAAGAATTAACCTCTTATTAAAACAGGCGAATCTACCGAAGTGTGGCAATGAGCCTTACGTTTGGCAGCATGTGCAATTGCCAAAGACAATTACATCAGAAGAAATACTAAGCGGTCAGTTCATTGCCGAAAGGGAGAATCTGATTTTATATGGTGGGGTCGGAGTAGGAAAAACCTATTTGAGCCGTTTGATTGCCTTAAATGCCATAACTAGTTTTGGCTATAAAGTACGCTTTTATACGGTAGCTGGCTTAGTCAATCAATTGATTGATGCCAATCAGAAGGGACAATTGACGAAGCTGATGAATCAGATTGAGAAGTTAGATTTACTAATTTTAGATGAGATGGGCTATCTCCCACTCGGTAAAGAAGGAGCAGAGCTTCTTTTTCAAGTAATTTCCATGTGTTACGAGCAAAAGAGTATTATCATCACGACCAATTTACAGTTTGGCCAGTGGAATCATGTATTTGGCAATCAGATTTTGACAGAGGCAGTAATTGATCGACTTATTCATCATTCACATCTCGTGATTTTTACAGGTGAAAGTCATCGTTACCGTGCATCGACAGTAAGAAATTAA
- a CDS encoding SNF2-related protein encodes MIISHTYARNKAQEIQRIPWDLIVIDEAHRLRNVYKKSNKVCRVIREATAGFPKLLLTATPLQNSLMELYRLMSFIDPYLFGDEIIFRKQFGSGSREISKSNLEDLKERIAPVCHRTLRR; translated from the coding sequence GTGATTATTTCACATACATATGCCCGAAACAAGGCACAGGAAATTCAACGGATTCCTTGGGATTTAATCGTGATTGATGAGGCACATCGATTACGAAATGTATACAAAAAATCAAATAAAGTATGTCGAGTTATAAGAGAAGCAACGGCTGGCTTTCCGAAGCTACTATTAACTGCAACACCGCTTCAAAATTCATTGATGGAACTGTATCGCTTGATGAGTTTTATAGACCCTTATTTATTTGGCGATGAAATAATTTTTAGAAAACAATTTGGTAGCGGTTCAAGAGAAATTTCAAAATCTAACTTAGAAGATTTAAAAGAGCGTATTGCTCCTGTGTGTCATAGAACACTGCGAAGATAA
- a CDS encoding site-specific DNA-methyltransferase, with amino-acid sequence MSNKTKLELTWIGKDNPPKLEPRILIADPELSYRAEAKVTDNDIFDNRLIFGDNLLALKALEDEFAGKIKCIYIDPPYNTGNAFPHYDDGIEHSIWLSLMKPRLEIIHNLLTEDGSIWISIDDDESHYLKVLCDEVFGRKNFVSNVIWEKKYSPQNDAKWLSDSHDHILVYAKDKNIWRPNLLPRTEEMDKRYKNPDNDPRGSWKPSDLSVKTANPKDIYPITTPSGRIVVPPESRSWVVSEEKFQELLEDNRIWFGKTGGNVPSVKRFLTEVQGGVVSKTIWLRSEVGDNQEAKKEVKALNPKDVFTTPKPERLLQKIITLATNKNDIILDSFAGSGTTGAVAHKMGRKWIMIELGEHCHTHIIPRIQQVVDGTDQGGISKSVNWQGGGGFKYYRLAPSLLEKDKFGNWIISENYNPAMLAEAMCKHKGFTYAPDEQIYWKQGYSTENDYIYTTTQFITREVADNIQEQMKEDETLLICCKAYTANPNDYPNITFVKIPTTILKNCEYGRDDYSLKVDGFMNTENKEQLSLFVEEDSNE; translated from the coding sequence ATGAGTAATAAAACGAAATTGGAGCTAACTTGGATTGGTAAGGATAATCCCCCGAAGTTAGAGCCACGTATTTTAATTGCAGACCCTGAACTATCTTATCGTGCTGAAGCAAAAGTGACAGATAATGATATTTTCGATAATCGATTGATTTTTGGGGATAACTTATTGGCATTAAAAGCATTAGAAGATGAATTTGCTGGGAAGATTAAATGTATTTATATTGATCCTCCTTATAATACTGGGAATGCTTTTCCTCATTATGACGATGGTATTGAACATTCAATTTGGTTGAGTTTAATGAAGCCGAGGTTAGAAATTATTCATAATTTATTAACTGAAGACGGTTCTATATGGATATCTATAGATGATGATGAATCACATTATTTAAAGGTATTATGTGATGAGGTGTTTGGACGTAAGAACTTTGTTAGCAATGTTATTTGGGAAAAGAAATACTCACCGCAAAATGATGCTAAATGGTTATCTGATAGCCATGATCATATTCTTGTCTATGCAAAAGATAAGAATATATGGAGACCAAATTTATTGCCAAGAACTGAAGAAATGGATAAGCGATACAAAAACCCAGACAACGACCCAAGAGGATCTTGGAAACCAAGTGATTTATCAGTTAAAACTGCAAATCCTAAAGATATTTATCCTATAACGACACCATCTGGAAGAATTGTTGTACCACCTGAAAGTAGAAGTTGGGTTGTTTCTGAAGAAAAATTTCAGGAACTATTAGAAGATAATAGAATTTGGTTTGGTAAAACTGGTGGTAACGTTCCTTCAGTGAAAAGGTTTTTAACAGAGGTGCAGGGTGGGGTTGTTTCGAAAACAATTTGGCTTCGTTCAGAAGTGGGAGATAACCAAGAAGCTAAAAAAGAAGTAAAGGCACTGAATCCCAAAGATGTCTTTACTACTCCAAAACCTGAAAGACTTTTGCAAAAGATCATTACCTTGGCTACTAATAAAAATGACATTATACTTGATTCATTTGCAGGTTCAGGTACAACAGGGGCTGTTGCTCATAAGATGGGACGTAAGTGGATAATGATAGAATTAGGGGAACATTGTCATACTCATATTATCCCACGCATACAACAAGTTGTGGATGGTACAGATCAAGGTGGTATTAGTAAGTCAGTAAATTGGCAAGGTGGTGGAGGCTTTAAATATTATCGCTTAGCACCAAGCCTATTAGAAAAAGATAAGTTTGGTAATTGGATTATTAGTGAAAATTATAATCCAGCAATGTTGGCAGAAGCGATGTGTAAGCATAAAGGCTTTACGTATGCGCCTGATGAGCAAATTTATTGGAAGCAAGGCTATTCTACTGAAAATGACTATATTTACACAACAACGCAATTTATTACCCGTGAGGTAGCTGATAATATTCAAGAGCAAATGAAGGAAGATGAAACGTTATTAATTTGCTGTAAGGCTTATACTGCTAATCCTAATGATTATCCAAATATAACGTTTGTTAAAATTCCGACAACGATTCTGAAAAACTGTGAATACGGTAGAGATGATTATAGTTTAAAGGTTGATGGTTTTATGAATACCGAAAATAAAGAGCAACTGTCGTTATTTGTTGAGGAGGATTCCAATGAATAA